From Mercenaria mercenaria strain notata chromosome 17, MADL_Memer_1, whole genome shotgun sequence, the proteins below share one genomic window:
- the LOC123537277 gene encoding thiosulfate sulfurtransferase-like has translation MKTGCFLLLVVYLLNIFTTTNSKRIPTLVSTQRLQRYIQKNPNPTRKVRIIETSFNPNATNNYTTEYAQGHIPQAVYYDLNKCVTSTPEIPRNLPELKCITDYMQSLGVWPDTYVVVYARFSVVQAFRTWWIFRLFGHKLVSVLDGGLQKWIADGYKTSTSIPLVDRSAFEGKLDRSLFRSFEDMVANAVTNKEQVIDARPPNSPWVSGKTSESGVIPGAKMVTFTTLLNADETMKNKPKIKTIFEDNGVNLTLPMVTYCNSGMTATVIAGAAHVLGLDIPIYYGSWNEWSRRAPENLKQRVIA, from the exons ATGAAAACGGGTTGTTTCCTTTTGTTGGTGGTGTAtctattaaatatatttacaacgaCAAACAGCAAAAG AATACCCACACTAGTTTCCACACAAAGGCTACAGCGTTACATACAAAAGAACCCAAATCCTACAAGAAAAGTGAGAATCATAGAAACTTCCTTTAACCCTAATGCAACTAACAACTACACTACGGAGTATGCGCA AGGACATATTCCACAAGCTGTATATTATGACCTAAATAAATGTGTCACCAGTACACCAGAAATACCAAGGAATCTGCCCGAGTTGAAATGTATTACAGACTACATGCAGAGCCTAGGGGTGTGGCCTGACACGTATGTGGTAGTTTATGCACGCTTTAGCGTTGTTCAAGCATTTCGAACTTGGTGGATATTTCGG CTTTTCGGGCACAAGCTTGTATCTGTTCTCGACGGTGGTTTACAGAAGTGGATAGCTGATGGATATAAAACCAGCACAAGTATTCCGCTCGTAGAC CGCTCAGCCTTTGAGGGAAAGCTAGACAGGTCTTTGTTCCGAAGCTTTGAAGATATGGTGGCAAATGCTGTAACAAACAAGGAACAAGTTATTGACGCACGACCACCTAACTCACCATGGGTATCGGGAA AAACAAGTGAGAGCGGTGTGATCCCAGGTGCTAAGATGGTAACCTTTACTACGCTGCTAAATGCAGACGAAACCATGAAAAATAAGCCAAAAATCAAAACAA TATTTGAGGATAACGGTGTAAATCTGACATTGCCAATGGTAACCTACTGTAACTCGGGGATGACGGCTACCGTTATTGCTGGAGCTGCGCATGTCCTAGGACTGGACATACCTatatattac GGTTCATGGAATGAATGGAGTCGTAGAGCGCCGGAAAATCTCAAACAACGAGTCATTGCTTAA